The DNA segment gtatgactagttggctttagggcaagtgggagattgaaagagtgggtgcccggttagccaacttgtggctaaagggcttttatgactctatgtataaacaatctttgtttaatataatttatattcattaatgacattttctttatctttcttcatattgttatattgtgatatactattgctgttttgataaagaccttgaatatactatagtgtaagtaagatgagatagtgaataaagagagatcactattatgaaacacatcttatagtcactgtatattctaaacagttcctagtcaattgagccgtccgcaaataaggataaggatcgctcgagattgagactagcatttgtgatgccaagtaccacgtttcattggtaatgaacatggagatgttcaaagcatgcaaatggatattcatatgataaatgatcgaactaccctattcggactttccaagtggttatcacttatcgagtggataaagtccgcggttttggttgtacaccattagtccttattacttgaaacatcaatgagactttatatgctagtactgtactttgactcgtttaccgactctattggggtcatcaggtgtcgggattgggtacagttacgacatatataggagtcgatgcttttttgtcaaggattcaccacatacttgcgagtgtggatatcctatgcgatctgaggagatattagtatgacaaatctctggccagagtacttgaccggctaaatcggtttgataaaaatctactggcaagcgcaccaggtcaagtaatagtaaagtggactgagagtccaagtatcgatcccacagggactgcagtcaattctcaagaattaattatttttacttaatctagacaaaataatagaaggattttgaattaaataaaataagaaaataaaataaaaaactgattaagaaataagaataaaaataactgaagataaaaataatcaagacaaagacaaccaagacacacgtagatACCAGACAATTCACACAACAAGCAAtctatctaagatatcagacttaattataatttacgggaattttcctaaattgttcgaaagactatttctagaacaatcaaaactattcaaatttgacggattaatatttcataattctaatcaaatccaaatgcataaacactgtgaaaattcagtaaacacctaaaccgcataatgaaaccgaattctatttctagtcagttttacactatgttgaaaaccaaagtgatcgaattcgaaacctcctctgtacaaattggaatcgattaacaagcaaacaaataactggccaagaaatttgtaaggaaaagataaatctgataatcaataaactcaattaagtctgaaaatctcaaataaataaatcaagtttttacataaactgtctggcccaatcacgtggccttgatcgaaataaagaaactactcacaattcataattcaaaaccaagttttaatcatgaattgataaataaaataaaataaaagagaaaagaaaaaactCCCAAGCCTGTGCCGTAGCCGCCTCTCGAAATCTCCTCTCAAAATTCTGGAAcccttataaaataataaaaactcctatttatagtgtttggaaagccttaaaaattaatttcctagttgaaatataattttcggaattttctggcccgtcgacacgcgcgcgtgcgccttggagtcctcgcgcgcgcgcaattaTATAAAACAGTGGCCCAAACTtcctctctcgcgcgcgcgcgagaaataGTCTAGCTCGCGCGCGCTCCACTCACGAATATCTGGAATTTTCttttgcgcgcgcgcgagataatgccctcgcgcgcgcgcgcgttatTTAATTGCTGAACATGCGCGATAGTGCTGCTTCTTGCGCCAACCACGGCCataaagcgcgatagcgctaattCTTGTGCTAACAACTTGTTTctcagcgcgttagcgcttctcCCATGCTTATCAGCGCCTAGACAAGGGCAAACGCGCAACAACTCTCATCATCAGCGCAAccttcaacctgctccgagcgacgatttttgaaaaattcatatcttgagttctaaccgtcggattgagctgaaatttggactgcagcttcaaaacatcttgaaattcattctgacaggtgaagattggatttggatctctcaaaaattaaatatgatttttagatcaaggctgctccgttattcgctcttcaaaaatctaatttcctacaaaattaaccggggaagtgaaatacacacatatgaactaaaacacataaaaacacataaaaataatatgaatgcacacaaaatagacataaaaataacatgaaataatgcatacaaaatgcacttatcaacacccccatacttaaaccttgctcgccctcgagcaagacatgaaaaaacaaaatgcaaacaaaaacataagtaaggatgattcatgagattgcacagcctccgagaagtttaatcacaaaacataaaacacagacatgctctcaacttttcataatacaccttcagttgaacgtgaacgtgtgtgtgtgaaatgtcattccagtttcatacaacttagaccgaattcgtctcaaatctgcttagcgacctatgacaaatcaatgcaagtttcacttttcaagtgtccATTCATTCCAACGATctctagacatacccacctcccttgagataatgaattacacacctccggattttgcacccggtattgcattagccccaataattacccgctgacttagctacaactggataggatatgaaaaatcattctattttttctttctaatcccctcatctatagcccggatggagcatcaatcccatttaacccgcatacttagccttaaatttaatcttttataggattttaatcctttcaaggcccggatggaattgtataaaactctttttttttttttttttctctaggtgcgcccaagatcataagtgtaactagagcctcatcaaaattcatagtacacaatcaagattcacaaaccacctattgccgtgcaatggtcaaacagacaaaaacttcatcaaatcttttgttacagtccactggtctaacattagtgcttaaaaatattcacggttcaacctacagtttctcatgtcaagccaagagcaaaatttttcaaattttttttttttcaacataactttatcatcattggctatcatgattcatcctactcatgtaatgcaaacaacaacaaaaacacactatatgcaaacaaaaacgaaacacgacaaatgcaaaacaaacacacaaatgctataaattagtctacccccccatacttatccaaagcattgccctcaatgcttcagaacaatgaacagaatgcaaacaaacacacaatgtaatgaaaaacaaaaataacactcccctggtttttgtttcattctcttccttcttgacggcATTAGCTGGGACAGTAGCATCAGTCTAGATATATCGGCAGGcatgaccaactggcatgggaaagaaaacaaaatcaaataaaaacaaaatataaaaaaaacaaaataaaaacaaaagcaaaaacactgggttgcctcccagtcagcgctaaaattatagtctatagcccgactatgcagaatccaccatcaaagagcggctgccgcccatagtaagaatcatacgattctacgtatgggttttgaatttcttcgccctcaagcttggcgtgatatttgcagtttaagcttgtcggtccaacaGTACTCGGCATGAAAATTTTCCTTTGGAAAGAGACTCTgattctaggctgaagctcaaagaggatgtaatactgtggaggtggcgtcaatggcaaaaaaatatcttctaacggtgtacataaaacgaccactgacgaggtaaaatctctctccttgtatggttcttcctcctccactatcatgtttggctcatcctcacaagaagattcctcaaaaatgatttcttcatgctctggctcagttacttcactcaattggcagatatccaaaattggttctctaataagcgcaatctgttcatccaaaagacttatgcggctttctaaaaattgatttgactctgtctgctgtcgcacaagattttccaactgagccacataatctttGGAACGCCCTatgcactcttcttgatgctccggtggctggttcgcaaaatttttagagttgatatctggaggatattggtgactccaaccctgcagtgaaggatcacaatgccaatggtagtcaaaatctgccataatATCCAaccaacttcttgtaatctcatccaaaccaccataaaaaatttgagtgagggtgtagctcgaaaatttatggcatcgaaatttgttcgccaaatcattgaatctcccccaaacagcatagaatggctccaagtattgctggccaaatcttgtgaacacctgatgatgatccatctccaagtacctcacaagcaaaagaaaagaaaaaaaaaatcaaaattaaaataaaataaaaaaacgaaaagaacgaaaagatagaaataaaaaaaaaatgtctagcctcaagcaaataatctatcctaatatcaactaaacagtccccggcaacggcgccaaaaacttgaccggctaaatcggtttgataaaaatctactggcaagcgcaccaggtcaagtaatagtaaagtggactgagagtccaagtatcgatcccacagggactgcagtcaattctcaagaattaattattttacttaatctagacaaaataatagaaggattttgaattaaataaaataagaaaataaaataaaaaactgattaagaaataagaataaaaataactgaagataaaaataatcaagacaaagacaaccaagacacacgtaggtaccagacaattcacacAACAAGCAAtctatctaagatatcagacttaattataatttacgggaattttcctaaattgttcgaaagactatttctagaacaatcaaacctattcaaatttgacggattaatatttcataattctaatcaaatccaaatgcataaacactgtgaaaattcagtaaacacctaaaccgcataatgaaaccgaattctatttctagtcagttttacactatgttgaaaaccaaagtgatcgaattcgaaacctcctctgtacaaattggaatcgattaacaagcaaacaaataactggccaagaaatttgtaaggcaaagataaatctgataatcaataaactcaattaagtctgaaaatctcaaataaataaatcaagtttttacataaactgtctggcccaatcacgtggccttgatcgaaataaagaaactactcacaattcataattcaaaaccaagttttaatcatgaattgataaataaaataaaataaaagagaagagaaaaaaCTCCCAAGCCTGTGCCGTAGCCGCCTCTCGAAATCTCCTCTCAAAATTCTGGAACccttataaaattataaaaactcctatttatagtgtttggaaagccttaaaaattaatttcctagttgaaatataattttcggaattttctggcccgtcgacacgcgcgcgtgcgccttggagtcctcgcgcgcgcgcaattaTATAAAACAGTGGCCCAAACTtcctctctcgcgcgcgcgcgagaaataGTCCCGCTCGCGCGCGCTCCACTCACGAATCTCTGGAATTttcttctgcgcgcgcgcgagataatgccctcgcgcgcgcgcgttaTTTAATTGCTGAACATGCGCGATAGTGCTGCTTCTTGCGCCAACCACGGCCataaagcgcgatagcgctaattCTTGTGCTAACAACTTGTTTctcagcgcgttagcgcttctcCCATGCTTATCAGCGCCTAGACAAGGGCAAACGCGCAACAACTCTCATCATCAGCGCAAccttcaacctgctccgagcgacgattttgaaaaattcatatcttgagttctaaccgtcggattgagctgaaatttggactgcagcttcaaaacatcttgaaattcattctgacaggtgaagattggatttggatctctcaaaaattaaatatgatttttagatcaaggcttctccgttattcgctcttcaaaaatctaatttcctacaaaattaaccggggaagtgaaatacacacatatgaactaaaacacataaaaacacataaaaataatatgaatgcacacaaaatagacataaaaataacatgaaataatgcatacaaaatgcacttatcagtactcgatgtgatttaggttacttggtttcctagtagcacatgcgatgtcactatatgatcttcaagatgcattgcatagttatcgaatctcgaacaactctcgatgtaccaatggttgttgattcgatcgggatatatggatgaagggactgtactgtacgctaaccaaaatctactggttcttgcaggcactatcagtgatacctaggaaatcatgaggtgatgttgctagacgctcttatcatgattcgatgggtaagtcggaaattgttgttccgagtcacaaggagttatgagcccacggctagctgtatccctgaaccattgagggttacacaagtaatggattaataaaaccccgtagagatagttaaatttaaaaagttaaatttaatgaaagagaagttggacttcttaactaaagggagtgagattttctAAAATTACATAgggatgagaatttttggaaatcactgaattcggattcagaaaaattatcttgactctaaaagatgcagaaatggtttctgtgcacattggtgaaatcagtttatcaatcggagtcacgatgaattttatattaatttctataacaacgggcttggcttgttgggcttaagttatggattgtgggccctaagaagttagattcctaatacaattataacttaatctagtctagaaattatctataaataggtatgcagtgttcgaaaattatacacaattcagtcttgaattttcgaaaaacactgcataattattcaagaggattttcgaattctctgtccctttgagaaaattcggcttgtgatttttgtgaaaaattgcaatccgaattaacagatcaaatctgtttattctctacataaaacttctgattgatttctagtgcatcaatcagagggtttctgtttttcattcgtggacctaattccggtgattgatcgtgacgccatcggttcccgggatttacaagaagagcagattaagttatgttggtgtccataatctcacttcgagattttaaggtaaaatatttaattgtgattatttgttttacttacacatatttaattgtaaaagttttgatacccttgatatgaaatcgttccatttaataaaataaaatttttaaacttccgctgcatcgggtatcaattcttaattgatctgaacacgttatccaacacaaacatgccttctcccactagcttgttcatccttcttaaagatatatgacctaatcgagtaTGCCACAAGTGTGCCGGAttcagagtatcttgttttcctttggatgttgttgatatctcttggacattatacaatGGAatgtctttcaattttaaattatagagatcgtttTTCAATTGGTctataccaattaaacattcattcttgtaaatattgcaaacaactttgccaaataaacaagaatatccatctttatcaaacatagaaatggaaataatttttttcaccaaatctggtacaaacaaaacctctctcaaaattaatttaaaattattgtccaacaataagtaaacatctccaatagctttggcagcaactcttTCCCCATTGCTCATCCTCAAAAAGGTCTCACCTTCCCTGAGTCtcttacttcttgtcatcacctgcaaatcattatagagatgtgagccacagccggtatctaatacccaagaagaagagttaagtgaaatgttcacttcaatgtaaaacatactctttccagaaccattctggtcaagatattttTTGCAATTACGCCTCCAATGTccaggcttcttgcagtaatgataTACATCactagtcttgttagccttaactggtgtggctgccacaacgggactcggagcttgcctcttcaagggcacattcttcttgggagcatggaaagaacgcttctttcccttcccacgtggtctattctttgcaccagatgaagatcccacataaagaaccggcttctctttcttgattatggattcaaacgtaacaagcatgttaatcAACTCCTCAAGGGTATCGGATCTAACTTGCTCATGTTGAAATTaaccacaaaaggatcaaacAGGCTTGGAAGTGAGAAGAGCAACACGCCCGTGGTCAACTCGGCTGGCAACATAGGATCCATGCCAACGAGATTTTCCACAAGCCCAATCATCCTCacaccatgctcatggaccaaaGCCCCATCTCTCATGCGCAAAGAGATCAGCTCCTTAACTGTCGCATGTCTAAGCGGGCGTGTTTGCTCACTAAAGAGCTCTTTGAGATGTAAATGAATGTTAGCAGCATTCTTAGCATCCTCAAAACGCCTCtgcagctcatcattcatagaagcctgcatgtaacatttggctttcaagtcatggtcacaccaatccttgtaagtttgTAGCTCCTCAaggctacaatcagtcggagccttATCAAGGGACGAATCATCAAGTGTATATGCAATCCTCTCCAAGTTCAAGAAGATTTTCAGATTtattagccaatcgaggtaattttgACTAGTCAGtacatgtttgtcgagtattgcagataACAGATTGCGAAtcgatgacattgtcaaaaactttgtactgaaaaataataacagataaatgttaatgactattttaaaatatttaataagatataaagtatgtactttaactttataaattttactcctactgttttgacattttcactaccctctagtgaaaacgggaaacatATTTTCTCAGTAGGTacgtaaggtccaattagccaatcatgatccc comes from the Henckelia pumila isolate YLH828 chromosome 1, ASM3356847v2, whole genome shotgun sequence genome and includes:
- the LOC140874507 gene encoding uncharacterized protein, which codes for MSSIRNLLSAILDKHASMNDELQRRFEDAKNAANIHLHLKELFSEQTRPLRHATVKELISLRMRDGALVHEHGVRMIGLVENLVGMDPMLPAELTTGVLLFSLPSLFDPFVVNFNMSKLDPIPLRS